The Rattus norvegicus strain BN/NHsdMcwi chromosome 20, GRCr8, whole genome shotgun sequence genomic interval gaggagggaggacatcaggaggaggaggaggagggaggacatcaggaggaggagggaggacatcaggaggaggagggaggacatcaggaggaggaggaggagggagggcatcaggaggaggaggaggacatcaggaggaggagggaggacatcaggaggaggaggaggacatcaggaggaggagggaggacatcaggaggCAATGGGAATCTGTAGCATGGAAGCAAAAGGAAGACGAAGGGAACttggcctcccaaatgctggcaaACAGGCACGAGCCACCCAGCCCATGTGGTGTTCAGTTTTAATAAACCACAGTTTATTAATACAGCTAACTCTCTGAAGTGCAAGGAATAGCCTGACAGCAACATCACTACACATATATCACTACACATATCCCAATAGCCAAAACCTACACAGGATGACCTAtgttctcctgtgtgtgtgtgtgagacagggtGTTTGAAGTCACACTTTCCTTCCCCTTGCCGAGTACCTgactctggccttgaactcacgatctTCAGCCGCCTTCGCCCACTCCCCAAAGCACTAGGATTTCCAGCATATGCTACCACATCCCTCTAGTACTGGGCCCTgatcccagggcctcacacatgctaggcaagtgctcttgaccacttaGCTACGTCCTCAGCCCAAGAGCACCGGTCTTCAGAGAACGGAGTGAACGAACCtatgttttcttctccttccttcttttctgtcaGGAGAGTCCTCGTCATGCTGAGCTTCTTCATGGTGTGGCATTTGTACTTCAGCACCGTTTTATCATTCCCTTCTGGATCCACTGGGACACAAAAGATCGTATTATACCATTTCATGCCATCAGGTGGTGAGGGAGTTAGCCTCAACTACGTCCTATGGAAACAGCACAGGATGCTCACACTGCAACTGATCACTCCTGTCCCACATGCACAGCAGGGACAGATAACACCAACATTTGAAGGCACAATAGGACTCAGACTCAAACAGGCAGAAGCATGTAACAGAGACTAAAGCAACATGGTAGGGCTCCTAACATGGGGACTGGGGCTCAGGAGTGGGGATGCTCTCAACTAGATAAGCCTGGGGGACAGGGGAGGACTGCTAAATACTGCTGCCTAGAACAACAACTATTAAAAGACTGTGAGCCCAGACAGGTTAGCGAATACGACTCTGGGCCAAGGCTTCCACACACTGCTCGGCCAAGTTGAGCTGCCACTATACATCAAGCAAAGCTAGTCGAAGACAACACACACTCCACTTTCGCTCTCCTCCACCTCTGTTTATATGCACTCTTTTGCGTTGGGCAGTTGTGGcgagggcctcacacatgctaagcaaatGTTCTAGAGGGAGCTAAACCCCAGCGTCTTGTTAAATCTATTTCTTTCCCCAGCTCGTCAATCTAGTTCTACATCGAAAGTTTGGAGACATCACTGCctgtacacacaaagacacacataaagAATGCACGGTGGCGTTTTCAGAGTGAATGTAGTACAGTGAACAACATTTGAGGTAGGCGGGGCTGTACAGTGAAGCAGTCGGAGggttgagacaggaggaccacAAGTCTGAGAGGAGATGCACAGCTCCTTTGCTAGGTTCGATCCCAGCATCACCAGGAGGGACAGACAGAAGTGAGTCCTGAAGCCAGGCTAAACCCAAGCCCTGACCCTGCCATTCGCTCGCTGGGAATCGGAAAGTGTTATTGGTCCCCGGGCTTCAGTGTAAATCATCATGAAAACGGTACCTATGCTGGCACGCGGGAGGCTAAGACTCTAGTAGAACTGCACAGTTAtgtccagcctgggatacacagtcAATGCTAGCCCACCCCATGCTGAGGCTGCTTCCAAACAAAACGTATCTTGCTCAGTGAACTGTGGTAGGGACTGAATCCATATTTCTAGGCAAGAATCTACCACAAAGCTAACCCCCAGCCTCAAGTCTAAAAactgtaatataatataatataaaaatgtaatataaagTTAGGTATAGGAAGGAAAATCAATCCAACAGTGCTCACTTCGGAAGACAGAGGAAAGGCAATAAGCTGAGCACACCGGGCTTCGCTCCTGGGACGGGGACTGAGGCACTGGAGATTGGACACAGATTTCCCACACGCtgtgcaagcactctaccatggGCAGAGGCTCAGCGGGCAGGTAGCTCagtcaggcctggaactcacaatcctcccaCATAGCTGGGATCCTGAGCCTGTGCCACCAGACCTAGTCTTAGCATTAAACATATTCCAGGTCAATGACAAGATAGAGGATCTGAAACAGTTAGACAATGGGTACATGGAACTTGcttgttcctttttaattttattttttttaatttatgagtgCTCAGCTGCACATACATccgcaggccagaagagggcgtcagatccaatcacagatggttgtgggccaccatgtggttgctggcatttgaactcaggacctctggaaaagcgattagtgctcttaaccactgagccatctctccagcccctagttttattttgtctttaaaaatacatttatttcgggttggggatttagctcagtggtagagcgcttgcctaccaagcgcaaggccttgggttcggtccccagctccaaaaaaaagaaaaagaaaaacaaaaaaaaatacatttatttctgtgtttgtatgtgcacaggagtaccacagcatacatgtggaggtcagagggcaacttatAAGAGTCCTTCCACCACCTGGGCCCCAGAGATTGGCAACAAGcagccttacccactgagcatctcaGCAGTGTGAggtgttatttatttttactattaggtgtttgagacagggtctccccataatgctggctggcctggaacccactatgtagaccagactggccccaAATCCACCAGCCCCAGCCttttaaatgctgggattaaaggtatgtactaccatgcccagcctgagctatttaatttaatttaaagaactttctatgtagcctaTCTGTCTGTGAGAATGTACCCTCTGAGGCCAGATCCCTTGGAGACGGAGTCACAGGCAACTGTGGGTCACccaacatgggtactgggaactgaactccagtcctctggaaaaacattcctaactgctgagccatcacttcaGCCCCCAATATTCACTCCACGCTGTATATCCGAAGctaggcacagtggtgcacagctgtaatcccagcactatggaggCGTGAGGACTGTGAGGTCAAAGCCTCAGCTACAGCCTGACTTGATACTGAGTAacgagaaaaaaaataaagacaaaaagaaaaacaaacagtatGTCAGAATAATCTGTAGAAAAAGCTAGTCTTACCCCGTTCAACGCCTTCTTCAAATATAACACAGGTCCCAAGAGTATCTGCAGGAAAACGTGAAGCGAGTCAGGAAAGGCGGCGGAAGTATAGCTCTGAGAACCATGAGAAAAAGAGGCTTTTGTGTTCGGTGGGTACTGTCCTACCTTCATATTCCCCAGCAAAAACGTAGCTGTCCACTTGCAGGATGGGCCTCTCGGTGTCAATTCCCTACAACAGATTAAAAGGCAAAACCACCATTGTTTAAAAAACACCCTTGagagctagagaggtggctcagtggttaagagtactgactgttcttctaaaggtcccgagttcaaatccctgcacaaccatctctaatgggatctgatgccctcttctacatttgaagagaatgacagtgtagtcacataaataaataaataaataaataaataaataaataaataaataaatagcaatgcttttaatatgttgggtgtggtagcacacacctgtaatcccagtattcaagATGTAGAAGTAAGAGAGTCAGGAGTTTAAGGACTACtgggaaatgggaaagaaaaaggaTCAAGTAATATGCATGTATCAGAGTGATACCTATTATGTACACCACTATTACACACTTCatatcttctttctttccttctttgatttctgttattttttgttttggctGGGTCTTGACACAggctgtagccctggctgtcctggaacttgctctgtagaccaggctgcctcaaactcagagatctgcctgcctctgcctctttttttttttttttggttcttttcggagctggggaccgaacccagggccttgcctgcctctgcctcttaagtgctgggatgaaagtaTCTGGTTTTTCATTTTACTCCTGAAGGTTtactttcatttgtgtgtgtgtgtgtgtgtgtgtgtgtgtgtgtgtgtgtgtgtgtacaaggttATGTGTACCATAGGCATAGAttcctgtgaaggccagagggtATTGGACGCCctggaaactggagttacaggtggttgtgggtactgggaactaaatcaaggtcttctgaaagaggaggaagcaCTCTTTAAAGCTGAACCATCACCGGGcttggtggcgcacacctttaacctcggcattcaggaggcagaggcaggcagctctctgagttcaaggccagcctggtctacagagctagttctaggatagccagggctacacagagaaaccctgtctcaaaagacaaaaacgaAACAAAGTTTATAGCTAAATCATCTCTCATTGCAGGAAAGTATCTCTGTAAAATTCCATGCTTATAGATAAACACGAACGTATTGAACCCTGGGTACCCCCACGATGATACAAGATACTGCATCATCCCTGGATACGTCCAATGAAAGACCATAGATCCTTTCCTCTGCCATAGGCACCACgaatctctctctcctcactgtctccctctcctcagcctAAATACTTCTTCTGTTGAAGCTTCTGCCTGCAAGTTTGTGCTTCTCACCTCAGAAGTACTTGTTACCAGAGAAAAGGCTACCTCCTGCCCTGTATCAGTTTCCCAATAGATAACTAGATAACTTCCCCTCTTATCCAGTTTAGCTTTTCTGAGAGCTTCTGGTAAATCCTCCTTTATGTTTCCTCTGCATCTTACTTTCCATAGCAACATATATCCCCAATATCCCATAATATTCTGTCAGAGACACATGTACTGTCCTAACTCCATattctcattcatattctctctctctctctctctctctctctctctctctctctctctctctctctcactcactcactcactattTTTGCCTCTTTAACTTTTCCCCTCCTGGGTCACTCATTTTCTCTAGAAGTTATCTTggataggaaaaacaaaactgatCAATAAACAGCTTTCTGACAAGAGACCTGAATTAATGCCAAATAACAGAAGCTTTGAAAGACCACTCACTCACCAACCCACGGCAGGACGTAGACTACAGCAGGAGCAGTAATATCAAGGCAACCATTTTGCCCCTCCCTCttgggtgacttttttttttttttaatttctctagaACCCCTTACAGAACCAGAACCAAAATGGTGATCAACAGGACCATAGGTCTGGCCAAGATCACCTAttctgcctccatattcccttTTCTATATAACATCAAAGTTCTTGTCAGCCCTTTGTGGATTATCTccttccaacatggccacactgTTTAAATCTCCCTTATCCTGCTGTTCatctctggtttttgttttacagggtttttctttgtttgttttttcaacagggtttctgtttcctggctggcttggaatttactatgtagcccaggctggcctcaacccaCTGAGATATGCCTGTTTGGGCTTCCCATGCATTGAGCGGGATTAAGAGTATGTTCACTATGCCTGAgtagactttctgttgttttgagacagggtctctctatgggtctgtctgtcttggaacttgctatgtccACCATACTACTAATCTCTGATTGGTATGTTTGGGTAAGTGGCAGAAATTAGCTTGTTTAAATATTTGGAGCCAAGGATTTTGCCCAAAAACTTTTATAACAATTAacttcatccccccccccccagcccccaagacaggatttctctgtgtaatagccctgggGACTCTCTCTGCAGACCAAGCAGGCCTCAgactcaagagatcctcctgcctctgccttgagagtgctgggattaaggtatgcaccaccatcaGGCAATAACTTAATACTATAGATTGTGTCTTCTCCAGGTTTTTTGAAGACGGGATGGCTTTCTGTAGCTACAACACTCCCCGAATTCTAAGACTCACCAAAATCTTGCATTTATTTTCACATTTGGAGAGAAAGTCTGTATCAATAATTCCTGACAATTCCACCAGAACAAACTGCTCCTGGTGGAAGAAAGCAAAGTTAATAAGGTTGTATACGTATAAGTATAAGTTAGTAAGGTTGTATTAATAAGGTTAATAGGGGACAGTAAACAAGAAATGCCCCAAATTCCTCTGCGAAAACTCGATCTAGTTTCTGGTGGAAACCTACTACCTCTGGAACAGCCCAGACTACCTCAATTCTTTCTAGAATGGGTAAATCCGAACTGGAGCTAGCCCTCCAAGGCTTCTCAGGCTTCTGAAAGCAAGCGAGCGATCTACGGGCCTCCCTCACGCTGTCCGCATCCTGGACTCCTTTCCCCACCCTGGGGTGGCTCAGCCAAGAACGCCGACCCTGCAGGCCTCTGGCCCGCGTTTACAACCTCCTctatctcctcttcttcctcctcctcatcttcgtCCTCCCAACTGGGATCCACTGCCGCCGCCATAGCGCTCAGAGACTCCATCGCTGGCCACGCCCCCTGCAGCCGCCATCTTAGATACGGGCAGCGGCGTCCCCTATCCGGCCATTGCGGCGCATGACGCACACACGCCTCGCCAGGGAGCAAGATGGCGACGCCAGGCTTCCGTAAGGGGCTCCCTCGTGGAGACTAAAACACGCTCCGAGCTTTGGGAATTTAGGATATTTAGCCCCACTTTGAGGAACGTGGCTCATAGAGCTCAGGCTGCTCTGAACTCAGTAAGTAGCTGAGATGAGCTAATCAACTGCATCCACCTCCTACTTAAAAACCTCACATACATTGTCTGCTGCACATAAGACTAGAGAATCAATGGTGGCctacacctttcatcccagcaactAAAGGTGCGGAGGGAAGAAGATTAACGCAAACTCTAGGCCAGGGTGGCTACATAGTTCACACAAACGCAGCAGCGATGCTACCGAATGTTACCCGGGGAAGATTGCAAGGGTGCAATCCGGAAAGGAGAGGAAACAAACACCCATCTCACAACAAAATGCAACCTAAGAAACCGCACACACCCTTTAAAAACCGGTCCGGAAGTGGTTTTGTTTGGGCGACTGAAGACACTGGCGTATGATTGGCTGCCATCTTCGATATGTTAATTATGGACGTAAATCTGAGTTAGTTTACAGTTAATAAttattcaggatgatttttttttgcaaaagacTATATAAACTCAGCTTcgaaatgcatgtgtgtggtatttctTTGGAGACTAttgcggggtgggggggggaaatGTCACCATTTGTAAAAAATGGGCTGCCGCGTGTGACGTCGTGGCGGTTGGCAGTGCTCAGGCAAGACTATACTTTCAGGGATCATTTCTATAGTTCGTTACTAGAGAAGTTTCTCTGACTGTGTAGAGCACCCGAAACCACGAGGAGGAGACGTAGCGTTCTCTCCTGAGCGTGAAGCCGGCTCTTAGTGTTGCTTCCTGCAACTGCTATTGGCCATTGATGATCGTTCTCGATCCTCTCTGAGGTTCGAGAGGGAGAGAACGCAGTCTGAGtggtttctttttattccttGTTTAAAGATTAGAACTAACCTTGGTGTTAATACCTAGTCATTGCGAGTAGGTATGGCTGCAAGCTGACCACAAAACGTCTCTAGGTCTGGTCACAGCTAGGTCCtttttcatttgaagaaggttttcattgtgttttcctgtttcttctctctaCAGCTAAAACTAAAGGTTTTTTTCGTGCTAAAGCTGCTGGTGACTGGATTGCTTTTCATGTTGTCTTATGACAGTGCCTGCATGGTCACGtgccccactttttttttaaatgtatcatacacaagttcactgtagctgtcttcagatacaccagaggagggcatcagatcccattacagatggttgtgaaccaccatgtgcttgctgggtgttgaactcagggcctctggaagagcagtcggtgctcttaaccgctgagctatttctccagcccccaccccctttttatttttcccccactaactttttttaaaaggctttttttGAATACTATTAACTAAataagaagggagaagggatcCAGAAAcagtttctatgtttttaaatgtgATATTGATCGCAATATTCAAACACTGCCACTAGGAGGCGACAAGTGACTTAACAATCTGCTCCTTATTATTCTTTTATATGAAAAGCTTATATGAGAAAGtttattgctttcttttctctctctttttggcttttcgagacagggtttctctgtttataactgccctggctgttctgaaactcatcttgtagatcaggcttgcctcctcctgcctttgcctgtgctggaattaaaggtatacaccaccatgCCATGTTTTATACCATAATTCTTGTAAAAGATCCTTTAGAGGTAACATTTTGTTTCAGAAATGAACATTTTGCGGTTACATAAGTTATATACAGTAAGTTTTTGTTATTCTGTTGTAAACTTGTACCTTACATGGATGAGAAAATGAAGTGCAAGCTTTGGGATGTAGCTCaatggcagagcgcttgcctgaAACCTTCAATAAAAACCCTGGATCCTTGCCTGGCGGTGGTGGCCCACGCTTTTATACCCagcgctcgggaggcagaggcaagatctttgagtttgaaggccagcctgatctagagagtgagttccaggatagccagggctacacagagaaaccctgtcttaaaaacaaacaaacaaacaaaaaaaaaaaaaaccaaaaaaaaacttTAGCCCAACTGCCACTGCCAatgggcggggcggggcggggcggggcgggcggggcggggcggggcggggcgaaAACTACTTGGAGCTAGCTAAGTAAGGCGGCTTCAAATTTCAGCTGTATCACAATGAGTTGGAAGGTTTCTCCAGATCCCTGAAGCTCCGGGGATCTAATTATGGAAAGTTCAGGGTAGGACAGATAGCAAATGAGTAGATCATACGGATGCTCTGGTCTAAGGAATTCAGTTGAGAATCTACTAGAAAATAATAACAAGGAGCCATTTGCAAGCAACCATTGCACAACTAAAGCAAACTAGAGCAAACCTAAGTATTCCAGCTAGATAGAGTAATAATAGCTGtgaaaataaatcataaatctttattttcatttcattatttttacgTGTATAGGTGTTTCACCTACATTAATGGTCTGTGGACCACACGTTAAAACAAAAATAGCTGAGAGTGATGGCACAAGCAATTGTGATGTCCCAGCATTTGGaactggtttccagagtgaaCTTTAGACCAGCCAAGGCTTCGTAGTGAGACActgtgaagaagaagaggaagggggggggaggaaaaggCAAAGGCGGAGAAGATCATAAGATTTGC includes:
- the Gtf3c6 gene encoding general transcription factor 3C polypeptide 6, with translation MESLSAMAAAVDPSWEDEDEEEEEEEIEEEQFVLVELSGIIDTDFLSKCENKCKILGIDTERPILQVDSYVFAGEYEDTLGTCVIFEEGVERVDPEGNDKTVLKYKCHTMKKLSMTRTLLTEKKEGEENIDGVEWLQMKDNDFSYRPNMICSFVHENEDEAAGPASDKPVEAEDQESEMKGDAEQTHEQEQAQEVGDPGPTGDTPSDIESSVFMGTQDGNVSQNSQS